Proteins encoded within one genomic window of Macrobrachium nipponense isolate FS-2020 chromosome 8, ASM1510439v2, whole genome shotgun sequence:
- the LOC135223129 gene encoding uncharacterized protein LOC135223129 gives MKNSAYHSGIKRTPYKAMFGCDHKVGLTSSCLPSEVIERLQTEDDLLALISELTEDEVSAHTSPTADTTASTNTAPSTLPTGQSPQPTPEFTSPTHTHEESPPLSLSPLTRREREITQERKRAREAQLSQTKRMVKRSRLDSKAGEVGDNDAVSIPLVDRGRGDARNILGVIIDRDENYLYTIAVKSGIIKTKYSRNQFDLCPQKLLTQSDVKQDEQVSLRQALKSTATRGQGFLKCGCGTGKKRCSTNRCNCYKAKRRCNSRCHNSLTCANK, from the coding sequence ATGAAGAACTCCGCCTATCACTCAGGTATCAAGCGCACACCATACAAAGCTATGTTTGGTTGTGATCATAAAGTGGGTCTAACATCATCATGTCTCCCTTCAGAGGTTATTGAGAGACTTCAGACAGAAGATGACCTGCTTGCCCTTATTTCAGAACTAACAGAAGATGAAGTGTCAGCTCACACCTCGCCTACAGCAGACACTACAGCATCAACCAACACTGCTCCGTCTACACTCCCAACAGGCCAATCCCCACAGCCTACACCAGAGTTCACATCGCCAACCCACACCCATGAAGAGTCTCCACCACTCAGTCTGTCACCACTTACAAGACGTGAGCGTGAGATAACACAGGAAAGGAAGCGAGCAAGAGAAGCACAGCTCTCGCAAACTAAGCGCATGGTAAAGCGCAGCAGGTTAGACTCGAAGGCAGGGGAAGTAGGAGATAATGATGCAGTTTCCATTCCTTTGGTGGATAGGGGACGAGGGGATGCACGTAATATCCTCGGTGTCATCATTGATCGTGATGAAAATTACCTTTACACCATAGCCGTTAAGAGTGGCATAATCAAGACCAAGTATTCACGCAACCAATTTGATCTTTGTCCGCAGAAACTTCTCACTCAGTCTGATGTCAAACAAGATGAACAGGTTTCCCTTCGGCAGGCTTTGAAATCTACAGCCACTCGTGGTCAGGGTTTCTTAAAATgcggctgtggtacaggcaaaaAAAGGTGTTCTACAAATCGATGTAATTGTTACAAGGCTAAGCGCAGGTGTAACAGTCGATGTCATAACAGTCTAACGTGTGCAAACAAGTGA